The proteins below come from a single Plantactinospora sp. KBS50 genomic window:
- a CDS encoding helix-turn-helix transcriptional regulator, whose product MCHPGRVDPADLKLLRRARDLIDREYARPLDVPAMARAALMSPAHFSRQFRAVYGETPYTYLMTRRIERAKALLRRGDLSVTEVCLAVGATSLGSFSTRFTELVGESPSAYRARNHSAFSAVPGCWAKHVSRPSRIREAQVSAVR is encoded by the coding sequence ATGTGCCATCCTGGTCGGGTGGATCCTGCGGACCTCAAGCTGCTGCGCCGCGCCCGTGACCTGATCGATCGGGAGTACGCGCGCCCGCTCGACGTGCCCGCGATGGCCCGCGCCGCGCTGATGTCCCCGGCCCACTTCTCCCGCCAGTTCCGCGCGGTCTACGGGGAGACCCCGTACACGTACCTGATGACCCGGCGGATCGAGCGGGCCAAGGCGCTGCTGCGCCGGGGCGACCTGTCGGTCACCGAGGTCTGCCTGGCGGTCGGCGCCACCTCGCTCGGCTCGTTCAGCACCCGGTTCACCGAGCTGGTCGGGGAGAGCCCGAGCGCGTACCGCGCCCGCAACCACAGCGCGTTCTCGGCCGTCCCGGGCTGCTGGGCCAAGCACGTCAGCAGGCCGAGCAGGATCAGAGAAGCGCAGGTCAGCGCGGTTCGGTAG
- a CDS encoding SAM-dependent methyltransferase: protein MTTEKAPPGVDTSRPSIARVYDYLLGGKDNFAVDRAAAEAALRITPDGAESGRASRAFLRRAVHYLAAEAGIRQFLDIGSGLPTQGNVHEIAQRVNPAVRVVYVDNDPMALAHGRALLANAATTVVVDGDVRAPEQILAHPDVTRMIDFTQPVGLLLMGILHHLRDDDDPAGLARRFCAPLVSGSHLAISHFFDPGEAQPEISAQARAVEKVFNETLGTGRWRTRSEVLAYFGDFELVPPGLVPLAQWRPGDAVESRQTGTYHTIVGGVARKP from the coding sequence TTGACGACCGAGAAGGCGCCGCCGGGCGTCGACACCAGCCGGCCGAGCATCGCCCGTGTCTACGACTACCTTCTCGGCGGCAAGGACAACTTCGCGGTCGACCGGGCGGCGGCCGAGGCCGCGCTGCGGATCACCCCGGACGGTGCGGAGTCCGGCCGGGCGTCCCGGGCGTTCCTGCGGCGCGCGGTGCACTACCTGGCCGCCGAGGCCGGCATCCGGCAGTTCCTGGACATCGGCTCGGGGCTGCCCACCCAGGGCAACGTGCACGAGATCGCCCAGCGGGTGAACCCGGCGGTCCGGGTGGTCTATGTGGACAACGACCCGATGGCGCTCGCGCACGGCCGGGCGCTGCTGGCCAACGCCGCGACGACGGTCGTGGTGGACGGTGACGTCCGGGCGCCCGAGCAGATCCTCGCGCATCCCGACGTCACCCGCATGATCGACTTTACCCAGCCGGTCGGGCTGCTGCTCATGGGCATCCTGCACCACCTGCGCGACGACGACGACCCGGCCGGCCTGGCCCGGCGGTTCTGCGCCCCGCTGGTCTCCGGCAGCCACCTGGCGATCTCCCACTTCTTCGACCCCGGCGAGGCCCAGCCGGAGATCTCCGCGCAGGCCCGCGCGGTGGAGAAGGTCTTCAACGAGACCCTGGGCACCGGGCGCTGGCGGACCCGGTCCGAAGTGCTCGCCTACTTCGGCGACTTCGAACTGGTGCCGCCCGGACTGGTCCCGCTGGCGCAGTGGCGGCCGGGTGACGCGGTGGAGTCCCGGCAGACCGGCACCTACCACACCATCGTCGGCGGGGTGGCCCGGAAGCCCTGA
- a CDS encoding TetR/AcrR family transcriptional regulator: MAPRRAGALRAEDGRIGLREHLIGAAERLIAEHGTAGLTVRAIARAAGVADGVLYNHFADKEELLAHALYAHVQAVERALGALPTPGTGTVEANLRAHLRYGLALHRAILPAFAGLLGRPAVLARFAELDGAGRPWRDRLAGYLHAERDLGRLGTDVTDARLAAAAAMLVGICHDTVLTRLLAPGGPHPAPRPAGGPGRSDAPDAALVGPVIAVLLAGIGR; this comes from the coding sequence ATGGCACCGCGCCGGGCGGGCGCGCTGCGCGCCGAGGACGGCCGGATCGGCCTGCGCGAGCACCTGATCGGCGCGGCCGAGCGGTTGATCGCCGAGCACGGCACCGCCGGGTTGACCGTGCGGGCCATCGCGCGGGCGGCCGGCGTCGCCGACGGAGTGCTCTACAACCACTTCGCCGACAAGGAGGAGTTGCTGGCCCACGCCCTGTACGCGCACGTCCAGGCGGTCGAGCGGGCGCTCGGCGCGCTGCCCACACCCGGCACCGGCACGGTCGAGGCCAACCTGCGGGCACACCTGCGGTACGGGTTGGCGCTGCACCGGGCGATCCTGCCGGCCTTCGCCGGGCTGCTCGGCCGACCGGCGGTGCTGGCCCGGTTCGCCGAGTTGGACGGGGCCGGCCGGCCGTGGCGGGACCGCCTGGCCGGCTACCTGCACGCCGAGCGGGACCTGGGCCGGCTCGGGACGGACGTCACGGATGCCCGGCTGGCCGCCGCCGCGGCGATGCTCGTCGGGATCTGCCACGACACCGTGCTGACCCGCCTGCTCGCCCCCGGCGGGCCGCACCCGGCGCCGCGCCCGGCCGGTGGACCGGGCAGGTCGGATGCGCCGGACGCGGCGCTCGTCGGGCCGGTGATCGCGGTGCTGCTGGCCGGCATCGGTCGGTGA
- a CDS encoding VOC family protein, which translates to MRLTLQYTFLEVDDHEAALAFYRDALGFEVRQDVAMEGARWLTVGPSDQPDLGIVLQSVGAGRSPQDARTLRELLAKGSLSGLVLQADDVDRLFERIEATGAEVLQEPMDQPYGVRDCAFRDPAGNQVRINQVSKG; encoded by the coding sequence ATGAGACTCACCCTGCAGTACACCTTCCTGGAGGTCGATGACCACGAGGCCGCGCTCGCGTTCTACCGCGACGCGCTCGGTTTCGAGGTGCGCCAGGACGTCGCGATGGAGGGCGCCCGCTGGCTGACCGTCGGCCCCAGCGACCAGCCCGACCTCGGCATCGTCCTGCAGTCCGTCGGCGCGGGCCGTTCGCCGCAGGACGCGCGGACGCTGCGCGAACTGCTGGCCAAGGGGTCGCTGTCCGGCCTGGTCCTGCAGGCCGACGACGTGGACCGGCTGTTCGAGCGGATCGAGGCCACCGGCGCCGAGGTGCTCCAGGAGCCCATGGACCAGCCGTACGGGGTGCGCGACTGCGCCTTCCGCGACCCGGCCGGCAACCAGGTGCGGATCAATCAGGTGTCGAAGGGCTGA
- a CDS encoding tetratricopeptide repeat protein has translation MSDTPHRWIRAAHHRDRLRLLDSDLGAPALARLDAHRNLRGPYTAAGALLREIVPAILARRPDLVHRHEIEILSIAPELRDVVPVTRETLTSLAIPGERTRFYSRLRTLRHAHGVAELVNAWLADLDEPRTLLVNNVHQADPTDQELFAVLLRRADPARLCLRLATGIEPMDEPIGRVAVPLSAALRRHAVPVEAVAAAPAQDATAVPAQDATAAAGGSAASAALAREYVCSDCVDDDPALYAAYAGLEPDARAALHDERADELLARDEWSLRLGAVALHRERGADPAGAGADALREPLEYCVNMGFYHASIDYGHRGRAVIDPTAQLEHWWAFTTKATTSLLALGLPLDALALYDEARAHTTAPMVHMQSAYATSMIYTRHLEKDERDHRRARAWGNAAIAYAGLLPESLDRSAHLVFNRNGLALVAMHEGRLDEALELVEQGIVELDRALGPDEHQLHRSVLRHNRSQLLNALGRREEALAELDAVIAADPNYPEYHLDRGNLLRRLGRPAEALEHYDRASRLSPPFTEVHYNRADTLLELGEVEAALDGFDYVLDLDPEHLDARINRAGLRYALDDLDGAWTDVRLGLAADPDNAHLLCVRGQLELDDDPRAAHATLTAAVAGAPELAAAWSARGLAAHRTGDLPAALADLGRALDLEDSPVTRFNRAMVLMDAGRHEPALADLTLAAEADDDPETWQQRDLCLQALGRA, from the coding sequence GTGTCAGACACCCCGCACCGGTGGATCCGGGCCGCGCACCACCGCGACCGGCTTCGGCTGCTCGACTCCGACCTCGGCGCCCCCGCGCTGGCGCGGCTGGACGCGCACCGGAACCTGCGCGGCCCCTACACCGCCGCCGGGGCGCTGCTGCGCGAGATCGTGCCCGCCATCCTCGCGCGCCGGCCCGACCTGGTGCACCGGCACGAGATCGAGATCCTGTCCATCGCCCCGGAGCTGCGCGACGTGGTACCGGTGACCCGCGAGACCCTCACCTCGCTGGCCATTCCCGGCGAGCGGACCCGCTTCTACTCCCGGCTGCGTACCCTGCGCCACGCGCACGGCGTCGCCGAACTCGTCAACGCGTGGCTGGCCGACCTCGACGAGCCGCGCACCCTGCTGGTGAACAACGTGCACCAGGCCGACCCGACCGACCAGGAGCTGTTCGCCGTCCTGCTGCGCCGGGCCGATCCGGCCCGGCTGTGCCTGCGCCTGGCGACCGGGATCGAGCCGATGGACGAACCGATCGGCCGGGTGGCCGTCCCGCTCTCGGCGGCCCTGCGCCGCCACGCCGTCCCGGTCGAAGCCGTTGCCGCCGCCCCGGCGCAAGACGCCACCGCCGTCCCGGCGCAAGACGCCACCGCCGCAGCCGGCGGGTCCGCCGCATCGGCCGCGCTGGCCCGGGAGTACGTGTGCAGCGACTGCGTGGACGACGACCCCGCGCTCTACGCCGCGTACGCCGGACTCGAACCCGACGCCCGCGCGGCCCTGCACGACGAACGCGCCGACGAGCTGCTGGCCCGGGACGAGTGGTCGCTGCGGCTGGGCGCCGTCGCGCTGCACCGGGAACGGGGCGCCGACCCCGCCGGCGCCGGTGCCGACGCCCTGCGGGAACCCCTCGAATACTGCGTCAACATGGGCTTCTACCACGCGAGCATCGACTACGGACACCGCGGCCGGGCGGTGATCGACCCGACGGCGCAGCTCGAACACTGGTGGGCGTTCACCACCAAGGCGACCACGTCGCTGCTCGCGCTCGGGCTGCCGCTGGACGCGCTGGCCCTCTACGACGAGGCGCGGGCGCACACCACCGCGCCCATGGTGCACATGCAGTCGGCGTACGCCACCTCGATGATCTACACGCGCCACCTTGAGAAGGACGAGCGCGACCACCGCCGGGCGCGGGCCTGGGGCAACGCCGCGATCGCGTACGCCGGACTGCTGCCCGAGTCGTTGGACCGCTCCGCGCACCTGGTCTTCAACCGCAACGGCCTCGCGCTGGTCGCGATGCACGAGGGCAGGCTCGACGAGGCGCTGGAACTGGTCGAGCAGGGAATCGTCGAGCTGGACCGGGCGCTTGGACCCGACGAACACCAACTGCACCGATCGGTGCTGCGGCACAACCGCTCGCAGTTGCTCAACGCCCTCGGCCGCCGTGAGGAGGCGCTGGCCGAACTCGACGCGGTGATCGCCGCCGACCCGAACTACCCCGAGTACCACCTCGACCGGGGCAATCTGCTGCGCCGGCTCGGGCGGCCGGCGGAGGCGCTGGAACACTACGACCGGGCCAGCCGGCTCTCCCCGCCGTTCACCGAGGTCCACTACAACCGGGCCGACACCCTGCTGGAGCTGGGCGAGGTGGAGGCGGCGCTGGACGGGTTCGACTACGTGCTCGATCTCGATCCGGAGCACCTGGACGCCCGGATCAACCGGGCCGGGCTGCGGTACGCCCTCGACGACCTCGACGGTGCGTGGACCGACGTCCGGCTCGGGCTCGCCGCCGACCCTGACAACGCGCATCTGCTCTGCGTACGGGGCCAGTTGGAGCTCGACGACGACCCGCGGGCCGCGCACGCGACGCTGACCGCCGCGGTCGCCGGCGCCCCGGAACTGGCCGCCGCCTGGTCGGCGCGGGGTCTGGCCGCGCACCGGACCGGTGACCTGCCGGCGGCGCTGGCGGATCTCGGCCGTGCCCTGGACCTTGAGGACTCCCCGGTCACCCGGTTCAACCGGGCCATGGTGCTGATGGACGCCGGGCGCCACGAGCCGGCCCTCGCCGATCTCACCCTTGCCGCGGAGGCCGACGACGATCCGGAGACCTGGCAGCAGCGCGATCTCTGCCTGCAGGCGCTGGGCCGGGCGTGA
- a CDS encoding NUDIX hydrolase has product MTGQRHADRPGEDAYLAGYDPRAFPPFALTVDLNIFTIRGGVLTVLLIRRGDHPYRGFWALPGGHVTHGRESADRAAVRELGEETGLDWATVGGHLEQVGTYTDPRRDPRIRAGLHVASVAYVALAPRLPEPTAASDAAQARYWPVEDLDLAAQRAAWEAGEPYAGDVPVLAYDHALILSDALERVRAKLEYSTLAGQFVTEPFTLADLRRVYQAVWGYAPDLANFRRKMLNVPGFLIPTDEHRPAASERGGAPPLLYRRGAARWIVPPFTRISPSTPD; this is encoded by the coding sequence GTGACCGGCCAGCGGCATGCGGACCGGCCGGGTGAGGACGCGTACCTGGCCGGCTACGACCCGCGGGCGTTCCCGCCGTTCGCCCTCACCGTGGACCTGAACATCTTCACGATCCGCGGCGGCGTGCTCACCGTGCTGCTGATCCGCCGCGGCGACCACCCGTACCGGGGCTTCTGGGCGCTGCCCGGCGGCCACGTCACACACGGCCGGGAGTCCGCCGACCGGGCCGCGGTCCGCGAACTCGGCGAGGAGACCGGGCTGGACTGGGCCACCGTCGGCGGGCATCTCGAACAGGTCGGCACGTACACCGACCCGCGCCGCGACCCGCGGATCCGCGCGGGCCTGCACGTGGCCTCGGTCGCCTACGTGGCGCTCGCCCCGCGACTGCCCGAGCCGACGGCGGCCAGCGACGCGGCGCAGGCCCGGTACTGGCCGGTCGAGGACCTGGACCTGGCCGCCCAGCGCGCCGCCTGGGAGGCCGGCGAGCCGTACGCCGGCGACGTGCCGGTGCTGGCCTACGACCACGCGCTGATCCTGTCCGATGCGCTGGAGCGGGTCCGGGCCAAGCTGGAGTACAGCACCCTGGCCGGGCAGTTCGTCACCGAACCGTTCACCCTCGCCGACCTGCGGCGGGTCTACCAGGCCGTCTGGGGGTACGCGCCGGACCTGGCGAACTTCCGGCGCAAGATGCTCAACGTCCCCGGCTTCCTCATCCCGACCGACGAGCACCGGCCGGCCGCCAGCGAGCGCGGCGGCGCTCCCCCGCTGCTCTACCGGCGCGGCGCGGCCCGCTGGATCGTGCCGCCGTTCACCCGGATCAGCCCTTCGACACCTGATTGA
- the mtnA gene encoding S-methyl-5-thioribose-1-phosphate isomerase → MRTIDWQDGLIVAIDQTRLPHEVEFLRIRTIEDLVTAIRSLAIRGAPALGAAGALGVALAARLHPDDPAELGRAAAAVRAARPTAVNLAWGVDRVRARVEADGPAAALDEALAVLAEDVRCCRALSERGARWLVETVGPRLAVQTHCNAGALATVEWGTALGVVRSLREQGALTHVYASETRPLLQGARLTVWELAQLGVPHTLVVDSAAASVLAQGLVGAVVVGADRIAANGDVVNKVGTYPLALAAARAGVPMVVAAPESTVDLATPSGRDVHIEVRAPQEITVLGAAALAPAGTGTLNYAFDITPADLVTAIVTERRIILPAAGGRPDDDAGPA, encoded by the coding sequence ATGCGGACCATCGACTGGCAGGACGGCCTGATCGTCGCGATCGACCAGACCCGGCTGCCGCACGAGGTGGAATTCCTGCGCATCCGCACCATCGAGGACCTGGTCACGGCCATCCGGTCGCTGGCGATCCGGGGCGCGCCGGCGCTCGGTGCCGCGGGTGCGCTCGGCGTGGCCCTCGCCGCCCGACTGCACCCCGACGACCCGGCGGAACTGGGCCGGGCCGCCGCCGCGGTCCGGGCCGCCCGCCCCACCGCTGTCAACCTGGCCTGGGGGGTCGACCGGGTCCGTGCCCGGGTCGAGGCCGACGGCCCGGCGGCGGCCCTGGACGAGGCGCTCGCGGTGCTGGCGGAGGACGTGCGCTGCTGCCGGGCGCTCAGCGAGCGCGGCGCCCGCTGGCTGGTCGAGACCGTGGGGCCGCGGCTGGCGGTGCAGACCCACTGCAACGCCGGCGCGCTGGCCACCGTCGAGTGGGGCACCGCGCTGGGCGTGGTCCGGTCGCTGCGCGAGCAGGGCGCGCTGACCCACGTGTACGCCTCGGAGACCCGCCCGTTGCTGCAGGGCGCCCGGCTGACGGTCTGGGAACTGGCCCAGTTGGGCGTGCCACACACCCTGGTGGTGGACTCGGCCGCGGCCTCGGTGCTGGCGCAGGGTCTGGTCGGGGCCGTCGTGGTGGGCGCGGACCGGATCGCCGCCAACGGCGACGTGGTCAACAAGGTGGGCACGTACCCGCTGGCCCTGGCCGCGGCCCGGGCCGGGGTGCCGATGGTGGTCGCCGCCCCGGAGTCGACGGTGGACCTGGCGACGCCGTCCGGCCGGGACGTGCACATCGAGGTCCGCGCCCCGCAGGAGATCACCGTGCTGGGCGCGGCGGCGCTGGCGCCCGCCGGCACCGGCACACTCAACTACGCCTTCGACATCACCCCGGCGGACCTGGTCACCGCGATTGTCACCGAGCGCCGGATCATCCTGCCGGCCGCCGGTGGCCGCCCGGACGACGACGCCGGGCCGGCCTGA
- a CDS encoding bifunctional aldolase/short-chain dehydrogenase, translating into MRNRWSATDAPDGADPVAPLVYASRLLGADPDLVLHGGGNTSVKTTVTDLTGEPVRVLHVKGSGSDLATMTAAGFTALRLDRLHALLRLPRLGDGDMMNELRCARLHATAPDPSVETLLHALLPHPVVLHSHADAVLALTNQPAGERLVEQVYGERVVVVPYVMPGFDLARLCAQRYPERAHAGTVGMVLLNHGLFTFGADAAEAYRRHIELVGRAERRMGLPRTRTAPAPPRPVPRTRLARLRREVSAAAGAPMLLRRYEDPAVRSFLDRPDLAAVAGRGPLTPDHVLRTKRVPLVGTDVSGYAEAYRRYVEEHRDRARTELTMLDPAPRVLLDPELGLLTAGRRDAETGMAQDIYRHTIDVIEAAEAAGGYRALPAGDIFDIEYWELEQAKLRRGGAPAQFAGEVAVVTGAASGIGRACAAALLARGACVVALDRDPSVAGSDGPSRLGLRVDVTDEAAVDNALDAAVDRFGGVDMVIAAAGVFPAGQEIAELDPASWRDTMSTNAQSVAYLLSRTHPLLALAPGGGRVVVIASRNAPAPGPGAVAYSASKAAVTQVARVAALEWAADGVRVNVLHPDAVFDTGLWTEEVLAARAGRYGLTVPEYKRRNLLGTEITSARVGELAATLCGPAFAATTGAQITVDGGNERVI; encoded by the coding sequence ATGCGCAACCGCTGGTCCGCCACCGACGCCCCGGACGGCGCCGATCCGGTCGCCCCGCTGGTGTACGCGTCCCGGCTGCTCGGCGCCGACCCCGACCTGGTGCTGCACGGCGGCGGCAACACCTCGGTCAAGACCACCGTCACCGACCTCACCGGGGAGCCGGTCCGGGTGCTGCACGTCAAGGGCAGCGGCTCGGACCTGGCGACCATGACGGCGGCCGGCTTCACGGCCCTGCGGCTGGACCGGCTGCACGCCCTGCTGCGCCTGCCGCGGCTCGGCGACGGCGACATGATGAACGAGCTGCGCTGCGCCCGGCTGCACGCGACCGCCCCGGACCCGAGCGTCGAGACGCTGCTGCACGCCCTGCTGCCGCACCCGGTGGTGCTGCACAGCCACGCCGACGCGGTGCTCGCGCTGACCAACCAGCCGGCGGGGGAGCGGCTGGTCGAGCAGGTCTACGGCGAGCGCGTCGTGGTCGTCCCGTACGTCATGCCCGGCTTCGACCTGGCCCGGCTGTGCGCGCAGCGCTACCCGGAGCGGGCGCACGCCGGGACGGTCGGCATGGTGCTGCTCAACCACGGCCTGTTCACCTTCGGCGCGGACGCCGCCGAGGCGTACCGGCGGCACATCGAACTGGTCGGCCGGGCCGAGCGGCGGATGGGCCTGCCGCGGACCCGGACGGCGCCGGCCCCGCCCCGACCGGTGCCGCGGACCCGGCTGGCCCGGCTGCGCCGGGAGGTCTCCGCCGCGGCCGGCGCCCCGATGCTGCTGCGCCGGTACGAGGACCCGGCGGTGCGCTCGTTCCTGGACCGGCCCGACCTGGCCGCGGTGGCCGGCCGCGGCCCGCTCACCCCGGACCACGTGCTGCGCACCAAGCGGGTCCCGCTGGTCGGCACCGACGTGTCCGGGTACGCCGAGGCGTACCGCCGGTACGTCGAGGAGCACCGCGATCGGGCGCGCACGGAACTCACCATGCTGGACCCGGCGCCGCGGGTGCTGCTGGACCCGGAGCTGGGCCTGCTCACGGCCGGCCGCCGGGACGCCGAGACCGGGATGGCCCAGGACATCTACCGGCACACCATCGACGTGATCGAGGCCGCCGAGGCGGCCGGCGGCTACCGGGCGCTGCCGGCGGGCGACATCTTCGACATCGAGTACTGGGAGCTGGAACAGGCGAAGCTGCGCCGCGGCGGCGCCCCGGCGCAGTTCGCCGGCGAGGTCGCGGTGGTGACCGGCGCCGCGTCGGGCATCGGCCGGGCCTGCGCCGCGGCGCTGCTGGCCCGGGGCGCCTGCGTGGTGGCCCTGGACCGGGACCCGTCCGTCGCCGGGTCGGACGGGCCGTCCCGGCTGGGCCTGAGGGTCGACGTCACCGACGAGGCGGCCGTGGACAACGCGCTGGACGCGGCGGTGGACCGGTTCGGCGGGGTGGACATGGTCATCGCCGCCGCCGGGGTGTTCCCGGCCGGCCAGGAGATCGCCGAGCTGGATCCGGCGTCCTGGCGGGACACCATGTCGACGAACGCGCAGTCCGTGGCGTACCTGCTGTCCCGGACCCACCCGCTGCTGGCACTGGCCCCCGGCGGCGGCCGGGTGGTCGTCATCGCCTCGCGCAACGCCCCGGCCCCCGGACCCGGCGCGGTCGCCTACTCCGCCTCGAAGGCGGCCGTGACGCAGGTGGCCCGGGTCGCCGCGCTGGAGTGGGCGGCCGACGGGGTCCGGGTGAACGTGCTGCACCCGGACGCGGTCTTCGACACCGGGCTGTGGACCGAGGAGGTCCTCGCGGCGCGCGCCGGCCGGTACGGGTTGACCGTTCCGGAGTACAAGCGCCGCAACCTGCTCGGTACGGAGATCACCAGTGCCCGGGTGGGCGAGCTGGCCGCGACGCTGTGCGGGCCGGCCTTTGCGGCCACCACCGGCGCGCAGATCACCGTGGACGGCGGCAACGAGCGGGTGATCTGA
- a CDS encoding class I SAM-dependent methyltransferase yields MEATVNVDQARAWNGYEGEHWALHADRYDAVNSGVNRFLLEAAAPGERDRVLDVGCGTGQLTRLAAAAAPHGHAVGVDLSAPMLAVARSRAAADGLANVTFERGDAQVHPFPPGGFDAALSRFGIMFFADPVAAFGNIHTALRPGGRLAFACLTDLDGTDLGTLFAAMAPHLPRPTGPAGSGPTSFADPERIAAVLGAAGFHDVTCTHVETTQVWGRDVPDAAEFISGWGPVRHHMTLAGPAAAEHARAGLTAALADFAGPDGVRLCGTAWLVAAAA; encoded by the coding sequence GTGGAGGCGACCGTCAACGTCGATCAGGCGCGGGCATGGAACGGTTACGAGGGTGAGCACTGGGCGCTCCACGCCGACCGCTACGACGCGGTGAACAGCGGCGTCAACCGGTTCCTGCTGGAGGCAGCGGCGCCGGGCGAGCGGGACCGGGTGCTGGACGTCGGCTGCGGCACCGGCCAACTGACCCGGCTGGCCGCCGCCGCCGCGCCGCACGGGCACGCGGTCGGCGTCGACCTGTCCGCGCCCATGCTCGCGGTGGCGCGGTCGCGGGCCGCGGCCGACGGGCTGGCCAACGTGACCTTCGAGCGGGGCGACGCGCAGGTCCACCCGTTCCCGCCGGGTGGCTTCGACGCCGCGCTCAGCCGGTTCGGGATCATGTTCTTCGCCGACCCGGTCGCCGCCTTCGGCAACATCCACACGGCGCTGCGACCCGGCGGGCGGCTGGCGTTCGCCTGCCTCACCGACCTCGACGGCACCGACCTGGGCACCCTGTTCGCCGCGATGGCCCCGCACCTGCCCCGTCCCACCGGCCCGGCCGGCAGCGGCCCGACCTCGTTCGCCGACCCGGAGCGGATCGCCGCGGTGCTCGGCGCGGCCGGGTTCCACGACGTGACCTGCACACACGTGGAGACCACGCAGGTCTGGGGCCGTGACGTGCCGGACGCGGCCGAGTTCATCTCGGGCTGGGGACCGGTGCGCCACCACATGACGCTGGCCGGGCCGGCGGCGGCCGAGCACGCCCGGGCCGGGCTGACCGCCGCGCTTGCCGACTTCGCCGGGCCGGACGGGGTCCGGCTGTGCGGCACGGCCTGGCTGGTCGCGGCGGCGGCCTGA